The region TGTCAGAAACGCGCAAGTTGCTTCATGGCGATCTTGAAATTGTTAAGGAGGCAGTAAAAAATGCGCATACTGCAATAAGGGAAGCCGCTGTAGGTTTGGCTCATATCCCTAAGGTTGACGAATATGAAGTGGAAGAAGACGACAGTCAAGATGATAATAACGCGACAACTTCTGATAATTCTTCAAATAATTAATAATAATTTAAAAATATTATGATGAAAAAAAATATTATAATACCGATTTTGGTAATAATTATCGCAGGTGGATTGATTTATTGGTACTTAAATTATGTTAAACCCCAAAAATCGGAACCAGAGCCTATAACAACGGAACAGATTGAAGTTAACTTGAATAAAGATGATACTACCGCTAGCATAAATAAGGCTATTGATAGTATAGATTTAGGCGACTTAGATAAAGAATTTCAGGCAATTGACACTGAGCTTCAAAGTCTTTAATTTTATTTGATTAGCTATGAAACAACCCCGTCGCTCGTAAGCGACGGGGTTGTTTGCAAAATAATAATTTTTTGTTAGACTGTAAAATCTATGGATATAAAAATTGAAATTAAAAAACTGCCAGGCTCAGTTGTAGAGATAGATGGAGAGATCCCCGCTTTGGATTTTGAGGCGGAAAGGAAGTATACTGTTTCAGAACTTGGCAAGAGTATTAAAATTGACGGTTTCAGACCGGGAAATATACCAGAGAAAGTTTTGATAGAAAAGATAGGTGAACCCGTCTTTTTGGAACATATGGCAGAAAGAGCTTTGAGTAAAGCTTATCCGGAGATAATAAAAAATAATAAGATAGAAGCTATCGGTCGGCCGGAGATTACTATTACAAAAATCGCCAAAGATAATCCCTTAGGATTTAAAATAAAAACGATTGTATTGCCTGAGATAGAGCTTGCTGGTTGGAGGCCAATTGCGGAGAAAGTGATGTCTGTGAAAGAAGAGATTAAAGTGGGAGACAAAGAAGTTGATGATGTGATAGAAAACATAAGAAAATCAAGGGCGAAAGTAACGAAAACTGAAGATGCGGGTTCTCATTCGTCAATTGGCGAAGGCGAAGAGGGGAAAGAAAGGCCAAGTGAACCTGTATTGCCTGAATTTACAGATGATTTTGTAAAAACACTAGGTGATTTCAAGAACGTAGCTGATTTTAGAGAAAAAATAGCTCAAAATATAAAGATTGATAAGGAGATGAAGAATAAGGAGAAGAAGAGGATTGAAACGATAGAAAAAATCATAGAGAAATCAAAATTAGAGGTTCCTGATATACTTATTGAGTCAGAAAAGGGCAAAATGCTCGCTGAGATGAAAGCGAGCGTGGATCAAATGGGTTTGAAATGGGAAGATTACCTTGGTCATCTTAAGAAGACAGAAGAAGAGGTATTAAATGGATGGAATGAAGATGCTAGAAAGAGGTCATCTTTCGGGCTTATCTTAAGAGAAATTGCCATAAAAGAGAATGTAAATGTGTCTGACGAAGAGCTAGAGGCAGAGGTTGATAAAATAGTAGCGCATTACCAAGCACACGGGCAAGAGATAGAGAGAGAGCGTGTCAGGGATTATGCTTTTGGGGTGTTGCGAAACGAAAAAGTCTTTGAAATGCTTGAAAAAGCAGGCGAAAAGTAAATAACCAAATCATCCAAGGACTCCCCTTGGACAACTAAACGGCTCAATCCTCCGCGGAAGATTGAGCCGTTTAGTTTTAACCAAAGACTTTTTAGTTAACCTTCAAAGGTGACACTGGATAAATAATAATACCTAATGTCAGACGTCGGACGTCTGACATTGTCCGACATTGGATATATTGATAAGTACACAAAGGATTGTCCTTTGTGTGAAATGAGCTGGTGGACGAGTACAGAAATTTGACATAATTTTCAATTTGAGTAGAATATATTAATCGCATTCTTGCGTAGTTTTTTATTTTAAGTATTAAAATTATTAATTATAAACGGGTAATTAGAGATGAGCGTTTGTGGTCAATTAAGCGCTAATCCCCCGGCCTAACAGGCCTAAAAACTAATTTAGCTAATATGGCAGAGAAATTTGAGAGAACAAAGCCGCATCTAAACGTTGGCACTATCGGCCACGTTGATCACGGTAAAACTACTTTAACAGCCGCTATTTTGAACGTGCTTAATTTGGCTGGAAATAAAGTAAAATTGGAGAAGGTTGACGAGATTGATAAAGCTCCAGAGGAGAAAGCAAGAGGTATTACCATTGCTTTGCATCACAGTGAATATGAGACACCAAAAAGGCATTATGCGCACATTGATGCTCCAGGGCACGCTGATTATATTAAAAATATGATTACCGGAGCCGCTCAGATGGATGGCGCAATACTTGTAGTTGCCGCTACGGACGGAGCCATGCCTCAGACAAGAGAGCATATTTTGCTTGCGCGTCAGGTTGGAGTGCCTTCAATTATCGTTTTCTTGAATAAAGTTGATATGGTTGATGACCCTGAAATGATTGACTTGGTGGAAGCTGAGATTAGAGAACTTCTAAACAAATACGAGTATCCGGGAGATACTACTCCTATCATCAGAGGGTCAGGTCTTAAAGCCCTTGAAGCGACATCGGCTGACGATGAATGGGCAAAGCCTGTCTTGGAGCTTGCTAAGCAACTTGATGAATATATACCTGAGCCAGTAAGAGCTATTGATCAGCCTTTCCTTATGCCTGTTGAAGACATCTTCTCAATTGAAGGAAGAGGAACTGTTGTTACCGGAAGAATTGAGAGAGGAAAAGTTAAGGTTGGAGAAGAAGTTGAGATTGTCGGTCTTGGCGACACAAGGAAAACAACTGTAACAGGTATTGAAATGTTTAATAAATCTCTTGATGAGGGTATGGCTGGAGACAATGCCGGTATCTTAATAAGAGGATTGAAGAAAGAAGAGATTGAAAGAGGGCAAGTCTTGGTAAAACCAGGGTCAGTCACTCCTCATACGGATTTTGAAGCTGAAGTGTATATCTTGACTAAAGATGAAGGCGGACGACATACGCCATTTTTCACAGGTTACAAACCGCAGTTCTACATAAGGACAACGGATGTTACCGGAGATGTGGCCTTGCCTGAGGGAACTGAGATGGTTATGCCGGGCGATACGATCACATTTAAAGTTAAACTTGTTTCACCTGTAGCCTTGGAAGAAAAGCAAAGATTCGCTATTCGTGAGGGTGGAAAGACTGTTGGCGCCGGAGTTGTAACTAAGATAATAGCTTAAGGCCAATTTTAATTAAACGCCCGGCAGATTTATGACGGGCGTTTAATTAAAAAAATAATTATGACTGCAGTTAAAACAAAAAAAGAAAATAAGAAAAAAGAATCTAAGACAGAAGAGGCTAATAAGCTTCGTATTAGAGTTAGGGCTTATGAAAGCAAGATTCTTGATTCAAGCGTAAAGCAGATAGTGGATATTGCTTTGCGATATGATGCTAATATATTAGGCCCAATACCTCTTCCTACAGAGATAAAAAAATATACTGTAAACAGGGCTTCTTTTGTGTATAAGAATGCAAGAGAGCAATTTGAGATGAGAGTTCATAAAAGATTAATTGATATAGTGTCTCCTTCTCCAAAAATTATTGAAGCCCTGACAAATCTTAATCTGCCTGCAGGCGTTGATATAGAGGTGAAAATGTTATAGAAAATAACGAGTGAAAGGAGTATATTTTCTTAAATCCGCCTTGGGCGGATACATGAGAAGAGTCAACCCATAGCGCATAAATATTAGTAATATATAAATATAATTTTAACAGGATGAAATTTATTCTTGGTTTAAAACAGAATATGGCGCAATATCTTGATAAGGACGGAAAGGCTTATCCGGCTACTTTGATTAGCACTGGGCCTATTATTGCTACGCAAGTAAAAACCAAAGAAAAAGATAAATATAATGCTATTCAGTTTGGTTATGGTAAAAAGAATATTGTTAAAAAACCTCAAGCGAAATTGGCCGAGTTGTCACCTGATAAAGTTGGTTTTAAATATTTAAAAGAATTAAGGCTTAAAAAAGAGAATTCTGATATAAAAATAGGAGATATTATTGATGTTTCTATGTTTGAAGAAGGAGATAAAATACAAGTAAGCGGTATTTCTAAAGGAAAAGGATTTCAGGGTGTTGTTAAAAGGCACGGTTTTCATGGCGGACCGAGGACGCATGGCCAGAAACATTCTGAGAGAGAGCCGGGGTCAATTGGCGCTGGTGGGGTACAGAGAGTTTTCAAAGGAAAAAGAATGGCTGGAAGAATGGGATCGGACAGGATTACCGTTAAAAATCTTAAGGTTTTAAAAATAGATAAAGAGAATAACGAGATGCTTGTATCTGGCGCAATACCGGGAAGAAAGGGGACATTGTTGGAGATTAGGGGATAACCGCTGACTATTAGAATTTTATGGAGACAAAAATATATAATCAAAAAGGAGAAGAATCTGGAAAGATAAAAATTCCTAAAAATATCTTTGGTTTGGCGTGGAATGATGATTTGATTCACCAGGTTGTTGTTTCTATGCAGTCAAACAAAAGAGCTCCTATCGCGCATGCCAAAGGCCGAGGCGAAGTTTCCGGAGGAGGAAAGAAGCCTTGGAGGCAGAAAGGAACAGGCAGAGCTCGCCATGGTTCTTCCAGGTCTCCTATTTGGAAAGGCGGAGGCGTAACTCATGGTCCTTTGAGCGAGAAGAATTACACTAAGAAGATAAATAAAAAGATGAAGCAGAAAGCCTTATTCGTGGCTCTCTCTAGAAAACTCAACGATAATGAAATTTTATTTTTGGATA is a window of Patescibacteria group bacterium DNA encoding:
- the tuf gene encoding elongation factor Tu gives rise to the protein MAEKFERTKPHLNVGTIGHVDHGKTTLTAAILNVLNLAGNKVKLEKVDEIDKAPEEKARGITIALHHSEYETPKRHYAHIDAPGHADYIKNMITGAAQMDGAILVVAATDGAMPQTREHILLARQVGVPSIIVFLNKVDMVDDPEMIDLVEAEIRELLNKYEYPGDTTPIIRGSGLKALEATSADDEWAKPVLELAKQLDEYIPEPVRAIDQPFLMPVEDIFSIEGRGTVVTGRIERGKVKVGEEVEIVGLGDTRKTTVTGIEMFNKSLDEGMAGDNAGILIRGLKKEEIERGQVLVKPGSVTPHTDFEAEVYILTKDEGGRHTPFFTGYKPQFYIRTTDVTGDVALPEGTEMVMPGDTITFKVKLVSPVALEEKQRFAIREGGKTVGAGVVTKIIA
- the rpsJ gene encoding 30S ribosomal protein S10 produces the protein MTAVKTKKENKKKESKTEEANKLRIRVRAYESKILDSSVKQIVDIALRYDANILGPIPLPTEIKKYTVNRASFVYKNAREQFEMRVHKRLIDIVSPSPKIIEALTNLNLPAGVDIEVKML
- the rplC gene encoding 50S ribosomal protein L3, with product MKFILGLKQNMAQYLDKDGKAYPATLISTGPIIATQVKTKEKDKYNAIQFGYGKKNIVKKPQAKLAELSPDKVGFKYLKELRLKKENSDIKIGDIIDVSMFEEGDKIQVSGISKGKGFQGVVKRHGFHGGPRTHGQKHSEREPGSIGAGGVQRVFKGKRMAGRMGSDRITVKNLKVLKIDKENNEMLVSGAIPGRKGTLLEIRG
- the rplD gene encoding 50S ribosomal protein L4 translates to METKIYNQKGEESGKIKIPKNIFGLAWNDDLIHQVVVSMQSNKRAPIAHAKGRGEVSGGGKKPWRQKGTGRARHGSSRSPIWKGGGVTHGPLSEKNYTKKINKKMKQKALFVALSRKLNDNEILFLDKVNLDKTKTKEAVGILKSLSKIKGFEKLIVKKKNAALVAMPAKDINTSLSFRNISGIGVGEVKNLNILDILSSKYLIMLNTKDSIGVLESRIKV